The Halostagnicola larsenii XH-48 region GAACGCGCTCGGGGAGTCGCCCGACATCGCCGAGCACGCGGATGCACACCTCGTTGTCGTGGACGCGGTCGGCGTCGGCGAACTCGTAGAGTTTCTCACAGAGGAGGTCGAACAGTTCCTCGTTTTCGTCGTCCGGGCGTTCGAAGTTCTCCGTCGAAAACGTATAGAGGGTCAGTTCCTCGACGCCGACGTCCTGACACCACTCGAGAACTCGTTCGGTCGTCTCCGCACCGGCTCGGTGCCCGTCGGGCGCGTCGCCGCCGCGCTGTCGCGCGTACCGTCGGTTTCCGTCCTGAATTACGGCGACGTGGGTCGGAGCACCGGATATTTCTCGGGAAAGGAGTTGCTCGTAGGCCCAGTCGACGCGTCGGCGAAGCCACCGCTTCATCATCGTTTGTGAGGGGACCGGACACTATGTGTCTTGTGTGGCAGTCGGAACCAATGATATGTCCGGTAACTCTTTTATAGCAGAACGATCTGAAGCGGTTCAGCCCTCGAGTCGGTCCGATCCCCGAACCGTGACGGCTATGAGTCCGCGGGGGTTCGTCTCCCCCAATGGCAGACGCGATCGACGACGACCTCTACCAGCGGACGAAGGCACTGCTCGAGCCCGGCGAGATCACACTTAACGCGACGATCGTCCACACTGAGTACGACGGCCAGGAAGACGTGAAGATGATGCAGGCGACGATCGACGTCGGCGACATCATCGCCGAGCACGCGGGTCACGATCCGACGGACTGTTTCGTCTACTCCGGAAACGACGACACCGACTTCTCGTCGAACCAGCACCAGGGACGGACCTTAGAGGACGAGGAGTTCGTCTGGGAGTGCCAGCAACTCCTCCGGAACGGCAGCTTCGATATCGTCATCTACTACGAAGCGACCGCGGACCACGAGGCGATTCTCGAGGACGTTCGCGACCTCGGATTCGACGTGACCGGCGTCGAGGGCGAGTGACTTCGGGTAGCAATTTGGGCGGTTCTATCGAACCCCTCAGTAGATGACAAGATTTGGCTGCTGAATACGGGGGTAGTCAGCAACTTGAAGACGGCGCGCTGATTAGTGAGTTACCAATAGGACCAAAGCCACGCAATACCAATCAGAACGTAGCCGAGTCCAAAACCTGCAAAAAGTAACGTATCGCTCAAAGCGCCGAGCCCTACCTGAATAAGACCACATACAATCATCAACGGGAGCAGCTTCTGGGCGCGCTCTTGTTGCACATTCTATCATCAATGTATCGGTATATGATTCATTTGATCTCTGTGTTTTCCACTCCGAGCTACCGCCAGATGGCGATTAACCAGTGACCGACTTGCGCCCGCTATTCAGCACAGCTGCTGAAACCAATCACCAGCCGAGGGTTTCAACAGAGCCATTTGGGTGGCAATCATTCACGTACAGTGCCGATTGGCTTATGTGACGCGACTCCTGACGAACCGACATGAACGCGGCTTCGAGCGTCGATCTGACGGAACACGAGCGGGCGGTCGTCAACGCCTTTCAGGGCGGGTTTCCGGTCACTGAGCGGCCGTTCGAACCCGCCGCAGCCGCGATGCGCGATCGCGGCGTCGATACTACCGGCGAGTCGGTGCTCGAGACGATTCGCGACCTCGACGAGCGCGGCGTCCTCTCGCGGTTCGGGCCGCTGGTCAACGCACAGGAGATCGGCGGGGCGGCGACGCTGGTCGCCATGCACGCCCCCGAAGAGCGGTTCGACGAGGTCGTCGAGGCAGTCAACGATCACCGCGAGGTCGCGCACAACTACGAGCGCGAACATCCGCATCTAAACGTCTGGTTCGTCGTGAGCGTCGCAGAGCGCGAGGCGCGACGCGCCTCGGAACGGGCGAACGGCGAAGTCGTGAGCAGCCGCGTCGAGGAGGTGCTCGCGGAGATCGAAGCCGAAACCGGACAGGAGACCTATAACCTCCCGAAACAACGGGAGTTCCGCGTCGAGGCGAAGTTCTACGTCGACGGGCCGTTCGGGACGGGTGGCGGGGACGAGACCGACCGAACGGGTTCGGAGGCTGACGGAGAGAGCCGCGGTATCGACTGTTCCGACCTCGGCCCCGACGTGTCCCCGACCGATCGGGACACGCTCACGCCGGCGGAACGGGATCTCGTGCTCGAGGTCCAGGGCGGTCTTCCGCTGACGGAAACGCCCTACGCCGATGTCGCCGAAACGATCGGTCGGGAGACCTCGTGGGTGCTCGAGACGATACAACGGTTCGTCCTCGAGGGGAAGATTCGCCGGGTCGGCGTGGTCCCGAACCACTACGCGCTGGGCTATACGGAAAACGGGATGACCGTCTGGGACGTTCCCGACGATCTCGTCTCGACCGTCGGCCCCGAAGTGGCCGGCCTCCCGTTCGTCACCCACTGTTACGAACGGCCGCGCCACGAGGGCGTCTGGCCGTACAACTTCTTCGCGATGACACACGGACGAAGCGAAGCGGAGAGCGAGCGCCGAATCGAGCAGGTAAGAGAGACAATGGCCGAACACTGGGATGTCGAAGACGGCGACTGGGACTCGCTGTTCTCGACGGAGATCCTCAAGAAGACCGGCATTCGACTGGCCGAACGAGCCGATGCGAACACGACGCAGGACGAGTCCACTGATCGATGATTCCACTGTTACACGACTTCACGGACGTTCCCGTTCTCATCTTCGGCGGTGGCCTGGTGGGGGCACGGAAGTCCCGTCGATTCGCCAGGGAAGCCGACGTGACCGTCGTGAGCCCCGAGTTCGTCGACGAGCCGTTCGGTCCGCACGAACTCGACGATACCGAATCGACAGCCGGGAGCATCGAACTCGTCCGTGCCGGACCGGGGCCTGAAAACGTCGAGGAGTGGATCGCACGCCTCGAGCCGGCGCTGGTAATCGCGGCAACCGACGACGGGGCGGTCAACGAAGCGGTCGTCGAATCGGCCCGAGAGCGGGGAATCCTCGTCAACCGAGCGGATCGATCCGGCGACCGCGACCCCGGGAGCGTCGTCGTTCCCGCCACGGCTCGAGACGAACAGGTCGTCGTCTCGATCTCGACGGGCGGTACCGCACCCGTCCTGAGCAAGTACCTCCGTCAGGAACTCGAGGAGACGCTCGAGGGAGCAAGCGAGATGGCCACGGTTCTGGGAGACTTGCGAACGGAACTTAAGCGTCGGGACGTTCCGCCCGACAGACGTCGGGAAATCGTTACCGACGTCGTCAACTCTTCGGCAACTTGGACAGCTTTACGTAGTGGCGCTTCGAAGGCTAGTCAAGTGATCGAGGACGTGCTGGAGGAAGAACGTTCGAGAGGGGGGAATCCGTGATGATCCCGGCAGGTGTCGTCACCGGCGCGCGGATCACCCACGAAAGCGGGACCGTCGACGATCTCGCGACCGCGAGCCCCGAGAGTCAGCGGGCCAGCGTCGCCGAGTTCCTCTCGGTCCCAGAGGTCGAAGAGGCGATCGTCCTTTCGACGTGCAACCGCGTCGAAGCCTACGTCGTCACGACCGACAGCGCGGTCGGGCGGGCGGCACTCGAGGAGTTCTTCAGCGAGACCGACGACGACGCGCTCGTCCGATCGGACCACGACGAGAGTCTCAAACACCTGATCCGAGTCGCGTGTGGCCTCGAGTCGGTCGTCCTCGGCGAGGACCAGATCATCGGACAGGTGCGAACGGCCTACGAGGACGCCCGAACCGCCGGCGGGATCGGGCCGCTACTCGAGATGGCCGTGACGAAGGCCATCCACGTCGGCGAACGGGCGCGGACGGAGACGAAGATCAACGAAGGAGTCGTCTCGCTCGGATCTGCGGCGACCAGACTCGCGACCGACGAACGATCGCTCGAAGGGGAGACCGGCCTCGTCGTCGGCGCCGGCGAGATGGGACGACTCGCCGCCCGGAACCTCGCGGAGACCGGCATTTCGGAACTCGTAATCGCGAACAGAACCGTCTCCCGTGCGACGCACCTGATCGAGGAACTCGACGTGGACGGACGTGCCGTCTCGCTGCAGTCGCTCGAGACGGTCACCGAACGCGCGACCGTCATCGTGACGGCGACCGGGAGCGACGAACCGCTGCTCGATCAGCGCCACCTCGGTGACCGAGAACAGATCGTCGTCGACCTCGGCCAGCCGCGCGACGTCGATCCGGCCGCCGCCACGCTCGAGCCGGTGACGGTCTTCGATCTGGACGACCTCGAGACGGTCACCGAGCGAACGCACGGCCAGCGCGCGGAGGCGGCTTCCGCGGTCGAGACGATGATCGAACGGGAGTTCGACCACCTCCGGAGTCAGTACAAGCGAGCCCGAGCGGACGACGTGATCGGAACGATGTACGAGTCCGCAGAACGGATCAAAGCCAGAGAACTCGAGACCGCCATCTCCCGGCTCGAGGACGAAAACAGAGGCGAACTTACCGACGAACAGCGCGACATCGTCGAATCGATGGCCGATTCGCTCGTGAGCCAGCTGCTGGCTCCGCCGACAAAGAGCCTCCGAGAGGCCGCACAGGAAGACGACTGGCGGACGATCAACACAGCGCTCCAACTGTTCGATCCGGATTTCGGCTCCCGTGGCGATGGGGACGGGCGTGGAGAGGCCCCGCAGTCGCTGTTTGGGGCCGCATCGGATCCGATCGGTGCGACCGACGACGACTGAGACATCCTCGCGGGTTCAGCGTGGCCCAATCGTTATTTTCCTGCGTATCGTTCGACCGACCATGGCCGAGCTCTTATCCGACGACGAGATCAGCGAGCGGCTTCCCGAGGAGTGGGACCGCGACGGCGACGAGATCGTCCGCGTCTACGAATTCGACGACTACCTCGACGGCGTCAACGCCGCCCAGATGGTCGGCGAAATCGCCGAATCGCAGTTTCACCACCCGGAGATCATCATCAGGTACAAAGAACTCGAGGTTCGGCTCACGAGCCACGAGGAGGGCGGGATTACGGATGCGGACGTCGAGATGGCCGAACTGATCGAATCCGAACAGTCCGCGTGAGTCACGCGAAATACCGCGGCGAATCCAAACGAAGGCCTCACAGATGAACGCTCGGTACGTCTTCGGCGTTCGACTCCGCCTCGAGCCCGATCGATCCGACGTGTCCGTCGAGCCGGCGACAGTCGAGACGACGATATCGATCGAGGCACCGGAACCCGGGGCCGACGGCTGGCGTTTCTTTCGAAACACGCTCTGGCACGGCGAACTCTCGGACCACGAGTACGGATGCCGGCTCGCCGAAGACTGGCTCGAGCGCTCGGGTGAGATCGAGGCCGTGGATTTTCGGGAACTCAGGGCCGACGAGGCGTACGTCGAGGCGCTGAAAACAGAAATCGCGGCCGATCTCGAGGCGTTCAACGCCGAAACCGTCACCGAAGCGCTTTCGAAGTATCTCGGCTCGAGTATCCGGGTCGAGTAGACGACGCCGAAGCGGCGATCCGCGACACTGTCGACTCCTCGGACCAGTCCGTGCGGGCGACAAACACTTAGTGGAGAGTCTCGTAAAGCATCGTCCGTATGGTCTCCGAGTACGATTTCTGGTTGCTCGACCTCGACGGCACGCTGGTCGACGTCGAATGGTCGTACACCCGCGACGTGTTCGACCGGGTCGGCGAGCGCATCGGTCGCGAGTTCACGGATATGGAGGCGGATATCATCTGGAGCGGGCTGACCGGCTCTCGGGACCGCCAGCTACTCGAGTGGGGGATCGACCCGGTGGCGTTCTGGGAGGCGTTCCACGACGAGGAAGACCCGCTCGTCCGGGCCGAGCAGACCTACCTTCACGAGGACGCCGAATTCGTCGGCGAACTCGAGGAGCCGGTGGGACTCGTCACGCACTGTCAGGAGTTTCTGGCCGAACCGGTGTTAGCGCACGTCGGCATCGAAGACTGGTTCGATACGATCCTCTGTTGTACAGAACAGACGGGGTGGAAACCCGACCCGACGCCCGTCGAACAGGTAATGGCGGATCTCGGGGTCGCGAAAAACGGGCACAAGGGCGTCCTCGCGGGCGACGGCGCGAACGACGTCGGTGCGGCCTGGAACGCCGGCCTCGACGCGATCCACGTCGAACGCGTCGGCCACGACCGGCGCGGACGGTGCGTGCTCGGCGATTACCGGGTCGAATCGTTCGACGAACTGTTTTGAGCGCCACAACGGCAGATCCCCGCCGAACCCGGCACGCGGAACCCGATTGGTCACTGGTTCGAGGTCGGCGGTTCGCCCGCCGGCTGGAGTTCCTCGTTGACCAGCGTCTCGTAGGCCCGTCGCAAGCGCTCGGAAAGCGCCTGGTGTGAGATGCCAAGCGTCTCGGCGAGTTCTTCCATCGATATCTGGCGCGGAATCTCGAAGTAGCCCTCCTCGAGGGCCGCCTCGAGGGCTTCCTGCTGTTCCGGCGTGAGTCGGGTGTCTCGAGTGGTTTCGGACGTGACATCGGTCACTCGTCGCAAGTCGGCGCTGACGTCCTCCTCCAGGAGGCGGTCTCTAATCGTCCAGAGATCGTCTCTGTCCCTGACGCGAACTCTGGCTTGCCACCAGCCGTCGACACCCCATACCGCAAGCAGCGAGCAACTCTCCTCGAGAAACTCGTCGGAAAACAGCGGAGTCACTCCCGCGAACCTGACGTCATAGAGGAGACGGTCACCCGCGGTAACGAGGCGGTCGTAGCCCTCGACCGCCGGGTCGGATTCGAAGGCTTCGCGAACGGTTCCGGGATCGGCTCCGATGACCCACAGACAGGGTTGGTTCTGCGAGACGGACGACTCGAGCTCGAAGCGAATATCCGGCACCTGTTCGAACGTGGTTGCGAGCATCGTCTCCGTCGCGGGGAAACGGAACTCGGCAATCGTCGACATCACTATTGGTACAGCAGAGAGGGGTAAAACTCCTATTCCGTTCGAGCAGAATATCTCCCGGATTTGTTTGTGATTGCATCCGCACAGACTGTCTGCAGAGATTGTCAATTCGTACGAACACGTACGAGTCGGCTCAGTCCTCGAGGCGGTCGGCAAGTTCGCGAACGCCCCGCTTGTCGAGGCGGTCAAGAGCACCCAGTACGCGCACGGGCTGTCCGCCGAGTGAGACGAACTCGAGGCCGAGGTGATCGGCCGTCTCTCGAAGGCCGAGGGCGACGTCGGCCGATCCGGCGATGATCCGTCGGGCCGGGCTTTCGTGGGCCCGAAGCCCGAGGTCGAAGCCGTCGATCGCTTCGGTCAGCGTCGCCCGCGAGACGTCGCGCTCGTCGGCCAGCGCGTCGATCGCT contains the following coding sequences:
- the lwrS gene encoding LWR-salt protein, giving the protein MNARYVFGVRLRLEPDRSDVSVEPATVETTISIEAPEPGADGWRFFRNTLWHGELSDHEYGCRLAEDWLERSGEIEAVDFRELRADEAYVEALKTEIAADLEAFNAETVTEALSKYLGSSIRVE
- the ahbB gene encoding siroheme decarboxylase subunit beta — encoded protein: MNAASSVDLTEHERAVVNAFQGGFPVTERPFEPAAAAMRDRGVDTTGESVLETIRDLDERGVLSRFGPLVNAQEIGGAATLVAMHAPEERFDEVVEAVNDHREVAHNYEREHPHLNVWFVVSVAEREARRASERANGEVVSSRVEEVLAEIEAETGQETYNLPKQREFRVEAKFYVDGPFGTGGGDETDRTGSEADGESRGIDCSDLGPDVSPTDRDTLTPAERDLVLEVQGGLPLTETPYADVAETIGRETSWVLETIQRFVLEGKIRRVGVVPNHYALGYTENGMTVWDVPDDLVSTVGPEVAGLPFVTHCYERPRHEGVWPYNFFAMTHGRSEAESERRIEQVRETMAEHWDVEDGDWDSLFSTEILKKTGIRLAERADANTTQDESTDR
- a CDS encoding precorrin-2 dehydrogenase/sirohydrochlorin ferrochelatase family protein, yielding MIPLLHDFTDVPVLIFGGGLVGARKSRRFAREADVTVVSPEFVDEPFGPHELDDTESTAGSIELVRAGPGPENVEEWIARLEPALVIAATDDGAVNEAVVESARERGILVNRADRSGDRDPGSVVVPATARDEQVVVSISTGGTAPVLSKYLRQELEETLEGASEMATVLGDLRTELKRRDVPPDRRREIVTDVVNSSATWTALRSGASKASQVIEDVLEEERSRGGNP
- a CDS encoding HAD family hydrolase: MVSEYDFWLLDLDGTLVDVEWSYTRDVFDRVGERIGREFTDMEADIIWSGLTGSRDRQLLEWGIDPVAFWEAFHDEEDPLVRAEQTYLHEDAEFVGELEEPVGLVTHCQEFLAEPVLAHVGIEDWFDTILCCTEQTGWKPDPTPVEQVMADLGVAKNGHKGVLAGDGANDVGAAWNAGLDAIHVERVGHDRRGRCVLGDYRVESFDELF
- a CDS encoding DUF5778 family protein; protein product: MADAIDDDLYQRTKALLEPGEITLNATIVHTEYDGQEDVKMMQATIDVGDIIAEHAGHDPTDCFVYSGNDDTDFSSNQHQGRTLEDEEFVWECQQLLRNGSFDIVIYYEATADHEAILEDVRDLGFDVTGVEGE
- the hemA gene encoding glutamyl-tRNA reductase; protein product: MIPAGVVTGARITHESGTVDDLATASPESQRASVAEFLSVPEVEEAIVLSTCNRVEAYVVTTDSAVGRAALEEFFSETDDDALVRSDHDESLKHLIRVACGLESVVLGEDQIIGQVRTAYEDARTAGGIGPLLEMAVTKAIHVGERARTETKINEGVVSLGSAATRLATDERSLEGETGLVVGAGEMGRLAARNLAETGISELVIANRTVSRATHLIEELDVDGRAVSLQSLETVTERATVIVTATGSDEPLLDQRHLGDREQIVVDLGQPRDVDPAAATLEPVTVFDLDDLETVTERTHGQRAEAASAVETMIEREFDHLRSQYKRARADDVIGTMYESAERIKARELETAISRLEDENRGELTDEQRDIVESMADSLVSQLLAPPTKSLREAAQEDDWRTINTALQLFDPDFGSRGDGDGRGEAPQSLFGAASDPIGATDDD
- a CDS encoding 4a-hydroxytetrahydrobiopterin dehydratase; this translates as MAELLSDDEISERLPEEWDRDGDEIVRVYEFDDYLDGVNAAQMVGEIAESQFHHPEIIIRYKELEVRLTSHEEGGITDADVEMAELIESEQSA
- a CDS encoding helix-turn-helix domain-containing protein — translated: MSTIAEFRFPATETMLATTFEQVPDIRFELESSVSQNQPCLWVIGADPGTVREAFESDPAVEGYDRLVTAGDRLLYDVRFAGVTPLFSDEFLEESCSLLAVWGVDGWWQARVRVRDRDDLWTIRDRLLEEDVSADLRRVTDVTSETTRDTRLTPEQQEALEAALEEGYFEIPRQISMEELAETLGISHQALSERLRRAYETLVNEELQPAGEPPTSNQ